Genomic segment of Gemmatimonadota bacterium:
CCGAAGGCCGGCCACTGGTCGCGGAGGAGCTGACCGAGCTGCGCGTCCCCCGGGACTACCCGACCGGGCTCTCCGATTTCCTGCTGCCCCTGGGCATACTGATCGGCGTGGCCGCCACCGGTGTGCTGCCGGGACTCCTGGCCGGCGACATCTCCCGCATCCGTGTGCCCATTGCCGAAGCCTTCGGGCTCGCCGTGCTCAGCGCCATCCTCCTGGCATTGCTCAAGGGCATGAGCGTGCAGGAGGCGGTGAACGGGTTCGTGGATGGCGCCAAGGGCGTGACCATCGGCGCCATCATCCTGGGACTGGCAGTAACGCTGGGGCAGGTCTCGAAATCGCTGGGCACCGCCGCCTACGTTGTCGAGATCGCCGCCGGCTGGGTGCAGCCCGCGCTGCTGCCCGTGCTGTTCCTGGGCATCAACATGGCGATTGCATTCTCGACCGGGACCTCCTTCGGCACCTACGCCGTCGTCTTCCCCATTGCCATGCCCCTGGCCTACGCGGTCAACCCCGACCCCTTCTACATGACCCTGTGCTTTGCCGCGGCCGTGGGCGGCTCGACGTTCGGCGACCAGTGCTCGCCCATCTCCGACACCACGATCCTGAGCTCGCTGGCGACGGGCGCGGACATGATGGACCACGTGACCACTCAGCTCCCGCTGGCACTGCTGGCCGCCGGAGTGGCCGGCGCGCTGTACACAGTGCTGGCCCTGCTTGTGGCGTAAAAAAAGATCCGCCCCGCAGGGGCGGATCCTCGAGCCTGACGTCCGTCGGACCGGCGGCTATTTGGGATCCATCCAGCCACCCTCGCTCAACAGCTTGCGCAGCCTGGCCGGCCGCTCGCCCAGCGCGGTGCGCACGATCGACCGCGCCACCGTGATCCGCTCGTCATCCGAGAGCTGGTCGACCACGGCAATCGGAGCGCCGTACCGCAGGAGCAAGCGCTTCGCGTCCTTCGCCACAGTGTCTTCCATCGGTCCTCCGTACCGGGAAATCTTTTCTGTAATCTACGCGAAATCGCGCTGCGGTGCAACATTTCTGCGCACTCACGTTTCGCATGCGCCGCTGCCGGATGCGGACGTGAGGACCGTCAAGCGGCCGGCTGGCACCACGGCCTGCCTGTCCAGGCCGAAGAAGGTATCGAGCATTCCCCAGGAACGGGTGCCATCTCAGGGAGTGGTGCGCTGCCCCAGTAGTCGCGCCAGCTCGCGGCGCGCGGCGGCGACGTTGGCGGCGGGCGCGCCGCGCTCGGGCTGGGGACGTAGCGCCAGGTAATGGCGGTAGGCGCGGATCGCGCCTTCGCGGTCGCCGGTTCGCGCGGCCAGCCGCGCCTCGCCCAGCAGCAGGGTGGAGAGGAAGTAGGGGTTGCCGATAATGAAGCCGCGGCGCCGCGAGGCGGCCAGGGCCTTGTCCCATTCGCCGCCCTGCTCGTGCAGGCGCATGGACACGACGCTGGCCGCCTCGAGCCACCACTGCTGCCAGGTCGGCGTCAGGAGCAGCGAATCGAGCCGGGCGCGGCGGGCCGCCGCTTCGGGTCCGCCCGCCCGCGCCGCCCGCATCGCCTCCAGCCATTCGGCGCACAGGCCGTACGTGCTGGCGGCGGCGGGATCGTCGCCGGCGGCCACGGCCGCGCGCAGTCGAGCAATCCCTGTCCCGACCGCTTCCGCCTGGCCTTGATCCGCGCGCCAGTGCTCGGCCAGGCAAAGCGCGGTGCGCTGGAGGCGCCGGTCGCCGAGACCGGCGGGCTGGGCGGTGCGGGCGCGGGCTTCAAGCCGGGCGACGGCGGCGGCGCCCATGGCGGCGTCGCCATCAGCGAAGAGCGCGGCGAGCGCCTGGCGCACCGGCAGCGACGAGTCGCCTGGCCCGGGAACCCGCCTGCTGCCGCCTGTTCGCAGCGCCTCCGATGGCCGGCCGGTATTCAAAGCCAGGGCATAGCGAAGCCAGAGGTTGTCGGCGTACTCGGCGGTGCGGCCAGCCCGCCGGTCCAGCGCGGCGGCAGCGGGTGCGGCGTCGGCCACGGGCCAGCCGGCGAGCTGGGCCAGCCAGGCGACCTCGCGCAGGTCGGCAATGCTCATGGAGCTGAAGCGGGAGCGCACGGTATCGAGCCAGGCAGCGTCGCTCAACGCATTCGCCACCTGCCAGGCCAGGTGCGAGGCGGCCCGCTGCTCGGGCACGAAGCGGCCGAAGTAGCGGTCGGCCAGGCGACGCAGCCCCACGGTGTCGCCGTGCAGTGCGCGCACCGAGATCAGGTGGTGCAGCGCGGGCGCGAAGGCCGAGTCCACCTCGAGAGCTTCCCGAAACGCCGCCGCGGCGAGCGCGTGCGCGCCCGCGTGGCCGAGCAGGGCGCCGTGATGGAAGTAGGTGTCGCCCAGCTCGTACCACGCTTCCGGGCTGTCCGGCCAGGCGCCGACCAGCTCCTCCCAGGCGGCAAGCAGCTCACCGGTCGGGACCACCCGGCCACCGGGGAAGTAGGGGAGGGCAAAGGCCAGCAGGAAGTCCCTGTCCCGGGGTTTCAGCCGCGACCGCTGCTTCCAGGCGATGCGCAGTCCGCGTCCCAGGCCCAGGTCCCGGCCGGTCCAGCTCGTGGCCAGGGCGAGCCCCAGCCCGGCCAGCGCGAAGCTCGAGTCAATGTCCACGGCCCGCAGGTAGGCGCGGGCGGCCTCTTCGAAGCGGCCGCGGCGGTAGAGACTCCGGCCTTCGAGGTAGGCGCGCAGGGCAGGGAGCGAGGCGCTGGTCAACACCTCGATGCGCTCGGCGTCCTCACCCGCGCCCCGCGAAAGGAGCTCGGCCGCCAGCCGGTCGAGTAGCGCGGGCAGCGAGTCCAGCGGCCCCGTCACGCCCTCCACGCGCGCCCGCACGCCGCCGGTCCGCGAGTCGTAAAGTGACGCCGTGATGGTGAGGCGGGCGGCGGTCCCGACGACCGCGCCCAGCAGGGCCTGCCCCGCGCCCAGGCGCCGCGCCGTGGCCAGGGCGGCGCTCAACGCGACGCGCCGCCCGCCCTCCGCCTGCGCTAGCTCCGCCGCGGCCAGGGTGGCGCGCGGGTCGACCGCCCGTGGCCCGCCCTCACCCGTCAGCTTCCGGGCCAGCAGCTCGACCATGCCCTCGCGCAGCCAGCCCAGCGAGGCGTCCGCGGCCGCCAGCTCGAAGGGCAGCAGCGCGACGGTGCCGGGCTCCAGGGGCGAGGCGCGGCCCCGCCACAACGCTCGCCCGCCCAGGGCCGCCACCAGGAGCAGAAGGGCGAGTCCGGCCAGCCATGCCCGTCGGCGTCGCAGCGGAAGCGAGCCCGGCGCGAGCGGGGGCGCGGGTGCGGGCGACGGCGCCGGGAAGGCCGGCGTTGCGGCCGGCGCCGCTGCGGCCGCCGCGAGCATAGGCGGCCCCCCCGGCGCCGGCGGTAGGGGCGGCGGAGGCGGCAGGGCGCGCAGGCGCCCCGCCAGGTTGGCGAGCTCCAGGGGAGGCTCGATCCCGAGCTCCTCGCGCAGCAACGCCGTATGTGCTGCCGCCTGCTGCAGCGCCGCCGCCCGCTCGCCGGCCGCCTCGAGGGCCGACACCAGCCGCAATGCGACCCGAGAGCTGTAGGGGTCGTGCGCCGCGAGTCGCCGCCACCACCGGGCCGCCGCTGCGGCGTCGCCCGCCGACTCCGCCACACCTGCGAGCTGCTCGATCACGCTGGCATACACGGCCGCCAGCCGGTCCCGCTGCGCCTCGGCCCAGCGCTCGAACTCGAGCGCGTTGCTCAGGAAGAAGCCGTCCAGCAAGGGGCCGCG
This window contains:
- a CDS encoding winged helix-turn-helix domain-containing protein, with the translated sequence MNSAPPYVLELLGGATLRRGVELVTGRAVQRRRLGLLALLALAPNRTLSRDKLLAYLWPERDAAHARDLLSASVYALRQPLGAELLFSEGDDLRLNAALLTSDVAAFESAVRRGELEAAAALYRGPLLDGFFLSNALEFERWAEAQRDRLAAVYASVIEQLAGVAESAGDAAAAARWWRRLAAHDPYSSRVALRLVSALEAAGERAAALQQAAAHTALLREELGIEPPLELANLAGRLRALPPPPPLPPAPGGPPMLAAAAAAPAATPAFPAPSPAPAPPLAPGSLPLRRRRAWLAGLALLLLVAALGGRALWRGRASPLEPGTVALLPFELAAADASLGWLREGMVELLARKLTGEGGPRAVDPRATLAAAELAQAEGGRRVALSAALATARRLGAGQALLGAVVGTAARLTITASLYDSRTGGVRARVEGVTGPLDSLPALLDRLAAELLSRGAGEDAERIEVLTSASLPALRAYLEGRSLYRRGRFEEAARAYLRAVDIDSSFALAGLGLALATSWTGRDLGLGRGLRIAWKQRSRLKPRDRDFLLAFALPYFPGGRVVPTGELLAAWEELVGAWPDSPEAWYELGDTYFHHGALLGHAGAHALAAAAFREALEVDSAFAPALHHLISVRALHGDTVGLRRLADRYFGRFVPEQRAASHLAWQVANALSDAAWLDTVRSRFSSMSIADLREVAWLAQLAGWPVADAAPAAAALDRRAGRTAEYADNLWLRYALALNTGRPSEALRTGGSRRVPGPGDSSLPVRQALAALFADGDAAMGAAAVARLEARARTAQPAGLGDRRLQRTALCLAEHWRADQGQAEAVGTGIARLRAAVAAGDDPAAASTYGLCAEWLEAMRAARAGGPEAAARRARLDSLLLTPTWQQWWLEAASVVSMRLHEQGGEWDKALAASRRRGFIIGNPYFLSTLLLGEARLAARTGDREGAIRAYRHYLALRPQPERGAPAANVAAARRELARLLGQRTTP